Proteins found in one Choloepus didactylus isolate mChoDid1 chromosome 3, mChoDid1.pri, whole genome shotgun sequence genomic segment:
- the LOC119530323 gene encoding 60S ribosomal protein L27a-like codes for MPSRLRKTQKLQGHMSHGHGHIGKHQKHLGGRGNADGMHHHRINFDKYHPGYFGKVGMRHYHLKRNQSFCPTVNLDILWTLVSEQTWVNAAKNKTGVAPIIDVVRLGYYKVLGKGKLPKQPVIVKAKFFSRRAEEKIKGVGESVSSWLEALWREVH; via the coding sequence ATGCCTTCCAGATTGAGAAAGACCCAGAAACTCCAGGGCCACATGAGCCATGGCCATGGCCATATCGGCAAACACCAGAAGCATCTGGGAGGCCGGGGTAATGCTGATGGCATGCATCACCACAGGATCAACTTCGACAAATATCACCCAGGTTACTTTGGGAAGGTTGGTATGAGACATTATCACCTGAAGAGGAACCAGAGCTTCTGTCCAACTGTCAACCTTGATATATTGTGGACCTTAGTCAGTGAGCAGACATGGGTAAATGCTGCTAAAAACAAGACTGGAGTTGCTCCCATCATTGATGTGGTGCGATTGGGCTACTACAAAGTTCTGGGGAAGGGAAAGCTCCCAAAGCAGCCTGTGATTGTGAAGGCCAAATTCTTCAGCAGAAGAGCTGAGGAGAAGATCAAGGGTGTGGGGGAGTCTGTGTCCTCATGGCTTGAAGCCTTGTGGAGGGAGGTACATTAA